A DNA window from Rhizobium sp. NXC14 contains the following coding sequences:
- a CDS encoding chemotaxis protein CheW, translating to MSAAATAERFDNHWSYAEEVEVLTFDLNGETFALEAVIVQEILDLLPETAVPGSQPFVASVINFRGKVIPLADLRLAFGMEATEATIDSRFIVIEIDLQGEPTLVGLRTDKVNEVTTLAKTAGEAPPSVGMRWRADYINCLVKRGGEFIILPNLQAIFSSRHDAVGAVS from the coding sequence ATGAGTGCAGCAGCAACAGCCGAACGTTTCGACAATCATTGGAGCTATGCCGAGGAAGTCGAGGTCCTGACCTTCGATCTCAACGGCGAGACTTTTGCGCTGGAGGCGGTCATCGTCCAGGAAATCCTGGATCTGCTTCCGGAGACGGCGGTGCCGGGCAGCCAGCCCTTCGTCGCCAGCGTCATCAACTTCCGCGGCAAGGTCATTCCGCTCGCCGACCTGCGTCTCGCTTTCGGGATGGAGGCGACGGAGGCGACGATCGACAGCCGCTTCATCGTCATTGAGATCGATCTGCAGGGCGAGCCGACGCTCGTCGGCCTCAGAACCGATAAGGTGAACGAGGTGACGACGCTCGCAAAGACCGCGGGCGAGGCGCCACCGAGCGTCGGCATGCGCTGGCGGGCCGACTACATCAACTGCCTGGTGAAGAGGGGTGGAGAGTTCATCATTCTCCCCAATCTGCAGGCGATTTTTTCATCGCGACATGACGCAGTTGGGGCCGTCAGTTGA
- a CDS encoding chemotaxis protein CheA → MSTLDPVAVFRTEAAECLEAIETGLLDLTHQLDNRDLVDAVFRGLHTLKGSGAMFGFEALAAFTHHCETAFDRVRKGEVAATSELVAAVLAAQDHMRALVDQPDADHGDTGHKLLAQLQAAVGAKAAAPATVAAPVREASTKKTRNSWRIRFSLPANSMANGTNPLGLLDELRDLGECTVRADTSAIPPLDGLTPTELYISWDVTLMSEQDRSAIDDVFIFVLDDMELSVEEIDGTVAATAAPAETMPVPAAAASAPPPPVPAAAVPEFRPVEAVPVKREAPAASQAKAAENVRVPAERLDELMDRVGELVIAQSRLSQLASASTDIALRSVSEEIERLSGELRDTMMVLRMVPVATLFSRFRRLVHDLARETGKVIELVTEGESTEVDKTVIERLADPLVHLVRNSIDHGLEVPADRLAAGKAKAGTVTLSARQAGGEVIISIKDDGRGINRERVRAKAESSGLIHPGQPLSDPELLQLIFAPGFSTAAAITNLSGRGVGMDVVKKTVEELRGAIDIVSVPGQGSEVSLRIPLTLAIIDGLLVRVGTGRYVIPLSAVEECLELSLEEDLRSRGRSFISLRDSLVPFLRLRDLFRTGTKPDVHQKVVVISTGTERVGLVVDQIIGDHQTVIKSMSKLHNDVATFSGATILGDGSVALILDVGHLVAAGQQQEAQLRVAG, encoded by the coding sequence ATGAGTACGCTCGACCCCGTCGCCGTATTCCGCACGGAGGCTGCCGAATGCCTCGAAGCGATCGAGACCGGCCTTCTCGACCTCACGCACCAACTCGACAATAGGGATCTCGTCGACGCGGTATTCCGCGGGCTTCACACGCTCAAGGGATCGGGCGCGATGTTCGGTTTCGAGGCGCTGGCCGCCTTCACCCATCATTGCGAAACGGCCTTCGACCGCGTTCGAAAGGGCGAAGTCGCGGCCACCAGCGAACTCGTCGCCGCCGTTCTCGCCGCCCAGGACCATATGCGTGCCCTCGTCGATCAGCCCGACGCCGATCATGGCGACACCGGGCACAAGCTTCTGGCACAGCTGCAGGCCGCCGTCGGCGCAAAGGCTGCGGCGCCAGCGACCGTCGCAGCGCCCGTGCGGGAGGCGTCGACGAAAAAGACAAGGAACAGCTGGCGCATCCGCTTCAGCCTGCCGGCCAATTCGATGGCCAACGGCACCAATCCGCTCGGCCTGCTGGACGAACTGCGCGATCTCGGCGAATGCACCGTGCGCGCCGACACTTCGGCCATTCCGCCCCTCGATGGGCTCACGCCGACGGAACTCTATATTTCCTGGGATGTGACGCTGATGAGCGAGCAGGACCGTTCAGCGATCGACGACGTCTTCATCTTCGTGCTCGACGACATGGAACTCAGCGTCGAGGAGATCGACGGCACGGTAGCGGCAACGGCCGCTCCGGCTGAAACAATGCCGGTGCCTGCCGCTGCCGCCTCAGCACCACCACCGCCTGTCCCGGCGGCCGCCGTGCCGGAATTTCGTCCCGTCGAAGCGGTTCCCGTCAAGCGTGAGGCACCCGCCGCCAGCCAGGCGAAGGCTGCCGAGAACGTGCGCGTTCCGGCAGAGCGCCTGGACGAACTGATGGACCGCGTCGGTGAGCTCGTGATCGCGCAATCGCGCCTCAGCCAGCTCGCGAGCGCCAGCACCGATATCGCACTGCGCTCCGTCTCGGAAGAAATCGAACGTCTGTCCGGCGAATTGCGCGACACGATGATGGTGCTGCGCATGGTGCCGGTTGCGACTCTCTTTTCCCGTTTTCGCCGCCTCGTCCACGATCTTGCCCGCGAGACCGGCAAGGTGATCGAGTTGGTGACGGAAGGCGAGAGCACCGAGGTCGATAAAACGGTGATCGAACGGCTGGCCGATCCGCTGGTGCACCTGGTGCGCAACTCGATCGATCACGGCCTCGAAGTGCCCGCCGACCGCCTTGCCGCCGGCAAGGCCAAGGCCGGCACGGTAACACTTTCGGCCCGTCAGGCCGGTGGCGAGGTGATTATCTCGATCAAGGACGACGGCCGCGGCATCAACCGTGAACGGGTCCGCGCCAAGGCGGAATCCTCCGGCCTCATCCATCCGGGCCAGCCGCTTTCTGACCCCGAGCTCTTGCAACTGATCTTTGCTCCCGGGTTTTCGACGGCGGCGGCGATCACCAATCTGTCCGGCCGCGGCGTCGGCATGGACGTGGTCAAGAAGACGGTCGAAGAGCTTCGCGGCGCGATCGATATCGTCAGTGTGCCCGGACAGGGTTCGGAAGTGTCACTGCGCATTCCGCTGACGCTTGCCATTATCGACGGTCTGTTGGTGCGTGTCGGTACCGGCCGTTACGTCATCCCGCTTTCGGCCGTCGAGGAATGCCTCGAGCTGTCGCTCGAGGAGGATCTGCGCTCGCGCGGCCGCAGCTTCATCTCGCTACGCGACAGCTTGGTGCCGTTCCTGCGCCTGCGGGATCTTTTCCGCACCGGCACGAAGCCCGACGTGCACCAGAAGGTCGTCGTCATCTCGACCGGCACTGAGCGCGTGGGCCTCGTCGTCGACCAGATCATCGGCGACCATCAGACTGTCATCAAGTCGATGTCGAAACTGCACAACGACGTGGCGACCTTTTCCGGCGCCACCATTCTAGGCGACGGCAGCGTCGCCCTCATTCTCGACGTCGGGCACCTGGTTGCCGCGGGTCAGCAACAGGAGGCGCAATTGCGGGTGGCAGGATGA
- a CDS encoding response regulator, giving the protein MSANILTVDDSASIRLTTKVTLTNAGYSVTEAVNGAEGLIAAKGSSFDLIVTDLNMPVMDGLTMIEELRKLPAQAGVPIIFLTTESDADLKARAKAAGATGWLTKPFDPENLVKIVKKVLGR; this is encoded by the coding sequence ATGAGTGCCAACATCCTGACGGTAGACGATTCCGCCAGCATCCGCCTGACCACAAAGGTCACGCTGACCAATGCCGGCTACAGCGTCACCGAAGCGGTCAACGGGGCGGAAGGCCTCATTGCGGCCAAGGGCAGCAGCTTCGATCTGATCGTGACGGATCTCAACATGCCTGTCATGGACGGGCTGACGATGATCGAGGAACTGCGCAAGCTGCCGGCGCAGGCCGGTGTTCCGATTATCTTTCTAACGACGGAATCTGACGCCGACCTCAAGGCACGTGCCAAGGCTGCCGGCGCGACCGGCTGGCTGACCAAGCCGTTCGATCCGGAAAATCTCGTTAAGATCGTGAAGAAGGTTCTCGGAAGATGA
- a CDS encoding STAS domain-containing protein, with amino-acid sequence MDTQSQYCESITLPDVLNIRHAAELHTKINDAFRSKDTILFSIPADAEADLSFIQLMEAARRQAKAAGKTLNLSSPASGSVLNVLERSGFIESFDHEDLKFWLHKEVTL; translated from the coding sequence TTGGATACTCAGAGTCAATATTGTGAATCTATAACTTTGCCAGATGTGCTAAACATTCGGCACGCGGCTGAATTACACACCAAGATCAATGACGCATTTCGTAGTAAAGATACCATCCTCTTTAGCATTCCTGCTGATGCTGAAGCTGATCTGAGTTTCATCCAACTTATGGAAGCGGCCCGCCGTCAAGCAAAAGCCGCCGGAAAGACGCTCAACCTTTCTTCTCCCGCCAGTGGCTCCGTGTTGAACGTACTTGAGCGTTCCGGTTTCATCGAATCCTTCGATCATGAAGACTTAAAGTTTTGGTTGCATAAAGAGGTGACATTATGA
- a CDS encoding chemotaxis protein, which produces MAHALVTSNAAAYTSGREISRILESARSQVEERFLEGGSVLLSVMDVLNRLLNSLESVAKALDDKEASDTSADLRATVESLTALPVTEENRQQALISLAQTGRELRKHVADMQETMRYLRTFAVTVKITGAGLAEFAGFAQEILERIYSGTDEVNRFAAHLDSLEKEVKLAASFGANVSRSYADTVPAVAGALRDDAAKIAEHRKNLGILAREVGAIARGVQSKVSSTLSALQIGDITRQRIEHVQATFSLLEDFLAGEDGAGLDAGARQRLQNVVHHLTAAQMSDMCVNFQRDSENVVKTIASFDHDMREILKLRDQMGTESGEAGGNFMRSLESSVSAAHEIVKQVDTASRQADQVSHTTIGTAAKLSEAIVNIRVVRTDIHYMALNTNLRCSRLGEEGKSINVVTAELRIFAGKLDESADAIVNGLPALEAAAGRVAPTTATAGGLGESLTSAVGNIRSAANVMENELKVLAENGREVAAKIGLLIGKLDFQHELGDVLARCADALEGVAGPDVADISDLAEVIAPLDRKIFKLYTMVQERNIHRDIIPASEESISALAETAKAENDEDLFADALF; this is translated from the coding sequence GTGGCACACGCTCTGGTAACATCCAACGCTGCAGCCTACACATCGGGGCGGGAGATCAGTCGGATCCTGGAATCCGCCCGCAGCCAAGTCGAGGAGCGTTTTCTCGAGGGCGGGTCGGTGCTGCTGTCGGTGATGGATGTCCTCAACCGCCTGCTGAATTCGCTCGAAAGTGTCGCAAAGGCACTCGATGACAAGGAGGCGAGCGATACCAGCGCCGATCTCCGCGCCACGGTGGAAAGCCTGACTGCATTGCCGGTCACCGAAGAAAATCGCCAGCAGGCGCTCATCTCGCTGGCGCAAACCGGCAGGGAACTGCGCAAGCACGTCGCCGATATGCAGGAGACGATGCGTTATCTCAGAACCTTTGCCGTGACTGTAAAGATCACCGGCGCCGGCCTTGCCGAATTCGCCGGCTTTGCGCAGGAGATTTTGGAACGTATCTATTCGGGCACCGATGAGGTGAATCGCTTCGCCGCCCATCTCGACAGCCTCGAAAAAGAGGTCAAACTCGCCGCCTCCTTCGGGGCTAACGTCTCCAGGAGCTACGCCGATACCGTTCCGGCCGTCGCCGGAGCCCTGCGCGACGATGCCGCCAAGATCGCCGAACACCGGAAAAATCTCGGCATCCTCGCCCGCGAGGTCGGCGCGATCGCACGCGGCGTCCAGAGCAAGGTCAGCTCGACTCTATCAGCCCTGCAAATCGGCGATATCACACGTCAGCGTATCGAACATGTACAGGCAACCTTTTCGCTGCTTGAAGATTTCCTCGCCGGCGAAGATGGCGCCGGGCTCGACGCCGGTGCGCGCCAGCGTCTCCAGAATGTCGTTCACCATCTGACAGCGGCGCAGATGAGCGACATGTGCGTCAATTTCCAGCGGGATTCGGAGAACGTCGTCAAGACGATTGCGAGTTTCGACCACGACATGCGGGAAATCCTCAAGCTGCGCGATCAAATGGGCACCGAAAGCGGCGAAGCCGGCGGCAATTTCATGCGCTCACTGGAATCCAGCGTTTCTGCCGCCCACGAGATCGTCAAGCAGGTCGACACGGCAAGCCGGCAGGCTGACCAGGTAAGCCATACGACAATCGGCACGGCCGCCAAGCTTTCCGAAGCCATCGTCAACATTCGCGTCGTCAGGACCGACATCCATTACATGGCCTTGAACACCAATCTGCGCTGCAGCCGGCTTGGCGAGGAAGGCAAATCGATCAACGTCGTCACCGCCGAGCTGCGCATCTTCGCCGGCAAACTCGATGAATCCGCCGACGCCATCGTCAACGGCCTGCCGGCGCTCGAAGCCGCCGCCGGGCGCGTGGCTCCCACCACGGCCACCGCCGGCGGACTGGGCGAGAGCCTGACCTCGGCCGTTGGCAACATCCGTTCCGCGGCCAATGTCATGGAAAACGAGCTGAAGGTGCTCGCCGAGAACGGCCGCGAGGTCGCCGCCAAGATCGGCCTGCTGATCGGCAAGCTCGACTTCCAGCACGAACTCGGCGATGTCCTTGCCCGCTGCGCCGATGCGCTCGAAGGTGTCGCCGGCCCCGATGTCGCCGATATCTCCGATCTCGCGGAGGTCATCGCACCGCTCGACCGCAAGATTTTCAAGCTCTATACGATGGTCCAGGAGCGCAACATTCATCGCGACATCATCCCGGCAAGCGAGGAGAGTATTTCAGCGCTTGCCGAGACCGCTAAAGCCGAAAACGACGAGGATCTTTTCGCCGACGCGCTTTTCTAG
- a CDS encoding tetratricopeptide repeat protein — MPILPARPLKYLLASMVALTAGGSDIAVAQAPDSVISQPGTAPASSFRTDRLPNGDVKPSDGVGVFDRMGAKLPDLPPEKDYKGPIDEAYGAFQRGYYLTAMDKALPRAQLGDPAAQTLIGEILSQGLGVKKDVKNAAFWYGKAAEGGDPAAMFKYALMLMEGQGVPRDKAKADDYMRKAAEAGNPSAEFNWAQILVADNPGEKGLKLALPFYEKSAEQGIADSQYAVAQIYGTLKDLPQEKKQLAREWMARAARAGFDTAQLDLGIWLVNGVGGPKDYVKGFEWLKLAANGGNVVAQNKLAHLYINAIGTPPNPIEAAKWYVLSRRAGLADPALEDFYLGIEDDQQKAAIDAANKFRRR, encoded by the coding sequence ATGCCGATCCTGCCCGCCCGCCCTTTGAAATATCTGCTTGCCAGCATGGTCGCCCTCACTGCGGGCGGGTCTGATATCGCCGTGGCGCAGGCACCGGACAGCGTCATCAGCCAGCCAGGCACCGCGCCGGCGTCAAGCTTTCGCACCGACCGGCTCCCCAACGGGGATGTGAAGCCCTCGGATGGCGTCGGCGTTTTCGACCGCATGGGCGCGAAGTTGCCCGACCTTCCGCCGGAGAAGGACTACAAAGGGCCGATTGACGAGGCGTACGGCGCCTTTCAGCGCGGTTACTATCTGACCGCGATGGACAAGGCGCTGCCGCGCGCCCAACTCGGCGATCCGGCGGCGCAGACGCTGATTGGCGAAATCCTCTCGCAGGGTCTCGGCGTCAAGAAGGACGTGAAGAACGCCGCCTTCTGGTATGGCAAGGCGGCCGAAGGCGGCGATCCTGCGGCGATGTTCAAATATGCCCTGATGCTGATGGAAGGCCAGGGTGTGCCGCGCGACAAGGCCAAAGCCGACGACTATATGCGCAAGGCCGCCGAAGCCGGCAATCCTTCAGCCGAATTCAACTGGGCGCAGATCCTCGTCGCCGACAATCCCGGCGAAAAGGGGCTGAAGCTCGCGCTGCCGTTCTACGAGAAATCAGCCGAGCAGGGCATTGCCGATTCGCAATATGCCGTGGCGCAGATCTATGGAACGCTGAAGGACCTGCCGCAGGAAAAGAAGCAGCTCGCCCGCGAGTGGATGGCGCGCGCAGCGCGAGCCGGCTTCGACACGGCCCAGCTCGATCTCGGCATCTGGCTCGTCAACGGCGTCGGTGGCCCGAAGGATTACGTCAAGGGTTTCGAATGGCTGAAACTTGCCGCCAATGGCGGCAATGTCGTTGCGCAGAACAAGCTCGCCCATCTCTACATCAACGCCATCGGCACGCCGCCGAACCCGATCGAGGCGGCGAAATGGTATGTGCTGTCGCGACGTGCGGGGCTTGCCGATCCGGCGCTGGAGGATTTTTATCTCGGCATCGAGGACGATCAGCAGAAGGCGGCTATAGATGCCGCCAACAAATTCCGGCGGCGATAG
- a CDS encoding thiamine phosphate synthase produces the protein MTEAENRCRLVLIVPDIANADEQAKIVADALKGGDVASVIVPQYGLDDGAFQKHAEKLVPVIQDAGAAALIAGDSRVAGRAKADGLHITDNPQALSEAIDKHAPKLIVGGGNASDRHNALEIGEVRPDYIFFGKLDGDIKPEAHPKNLALGEWWASMIEIPCIVMGGTDPASALAVAETGAEFVALRLAVFGEPGRAPSIVAEINALLDEKAPRFED, from the coding sequence ATGACCGAAGCCGAAAACCGCTGCCGCCTGGTGCTCATCGTCCCCGATATCGCCAACGCCGATGAACAGGCAAAGATCGTCGCCGATGCGCTGAAGGGCGGCGATGTCGCCTCCGTCATCGTGCCGCAATACGGGCTCGACGACGGCGCCTTCCAGAAACATGCCGAAAAGCTGGTGCCGGTGATCCAGGATGCGGGGGCCGCCGCGCTGATTGCAGGCGACAGCCGCGTGGCGGGACGGGCGAAGGCGGATGGCCTGCATATTACCGACAACCCCCAGGCACTGTCGGAGGCGATCGACAAACACGCTCCGAAGCTGATCGTCGGCGGCGGCAATGCCAGCGACCGGCACAATGCGCTGGAGATCGGCGAAGTCAGGCCGGATTATATCTTCTTCGGCAAGCTCGACGGGGATATCAAGCCGGAGGCGCATCCCAAGAACCTTGCGCTCGGCGAATGGTGGGCCTCAATGATCGAAATCCCCTGCATCGTCATGGGCGGCACCGATCCGGCGTCGGCTCTTGCCGTCGCTGAGACCGGAGCAGAGTTCGTGGCGCTGCGGCTGGCGGTATTCGGGGAGCCCGGCCGAGCGCCGTCCATCGTTGCCGAGATCAATGCTCTGCTCGACGAAAAAGCGCCACGGTTTGAGGATTGA
- a CDS encoding sulfite exporter TauE/SafE family protein, with product MPQDLSFYYAAVPAVLLVGLAKGGMGDALSLIGLPFLALVVSPLEAAAILLPILVFMDMISLVIWRRHGDWATLRIMLPGAIFGIALGWATSALVPGNVLRIVIGAVTILFCLRYFWNNFGPGAGKVVPPRGQRPVAAGLWGAFSGYGSFVAHAGGAPFQIYALPLKLQPREYTGTSVRFFAILNAIKLVPYFALGQLDTQNLATSATLLPFAPLATLAGAWCVRRMKPEIFYPFMYAMALIAAFLIAREGLSG from the coding sequence ATGCCGCAAGACTTGTCATTCTACTACGCCGCCGTGCCCGCGGTTCTGCTTGTCGGCCTAGCAAAAGGCGGCATGGGCGACGCTTTGTCGCTGATCGGCCTGCCATTTCTCGCCCTGGTCGTCTCGCCGCTCGAAGCCGCGGCGATCCTGCTGCCGATCCTGGTCTTCATGGACATGATCTCGCTCGTCATCTGGCGCAGGCATGGCGATTGGGCGACGCTGAGGATCATGCTGCCGGGCGCAATTTTCGGCATTGCCCTCGGCTGGGCGACCTCGGCGCTCGTTCCCGGCAACGTCCTTCGCATCGTCATCGGCGCGGTGACCATCCTCTTCTGCCTGCGTTATTTCTGGAACAATTTCGGCCCGGGTGCCGGCAAGGTGGTTCCGCCGCGCGGCCAGCGGCCGGTGGCCGCCGGCCTCTGGGGCGCCTTCTCCGGCTACGGCAGCTTCGTCGCCCATGCAGGCGGCGCCCCCTTCCAGATCTATGCTTTGCCGCTCAAACTTCAGCCACGCGAATATACCGGCACCAGCGTGCGTTTCTTCGCGATCCTCAACGCCATCAAGCTGGTCCCCTATTTCGCGCTCGGCCAGCTCGACACGCAGAATCTTGCGACTTCGGCGACGCTGCTGCCCTTCGCGCCACTCGCTACCCTTGCCGGCGCCTGGTGCGTGCGGCGCATGAAGCCGGAGATCTTCTATCCTTTCATGTATGCCATGGCCCTGATCGCCGCCTTTCTGATCGCACGCGAGGGCCTTAGCGGCTGA
- a CDS encoding metalloregulator ArsR/SmtB family transcription factor, with product MSNTDPFSAIADPNRRFLLEELRRAPRTVNELAEGLPISRPAVSQHLKALLDSNLVSVTSEGTKRIYTVNNRGFDKLNLWLDQFWA from the coding sequence ATGTCGAACACGGACCCTTTCTCTGCGATTGCTGATCCGAACCGGCGGTTTCTGCTGGAGGAATTGCGTCGCGCTCCAAGGACGGTCAACGAGCTCGCCGAAGGGCTGCCGATCAGCCGCCCGGCGGTCTCGCAACACCTAAAGGCGCTGCTCGACAGCAATCTGGTCTCGGTGACCTCGGAAGGCACGAAGCGCATTTACACGGTCAACAACCGAGGCTTCGACAAGCTCAATTTATGGCTGGATCAGTTCTGGGCCTGA
- a CDS encoding DUF465 domain-containing protein, translating into MTVEAHLESLQKKHVALEEELHALRTAPSISDTEIAECKRRKLRIKDEIQRLKSSVH; encoded by the coding sequence ATGACAGTTGAAGCTCATCTTGAATCACTCCAGAAAAAGCACGTAGCACTCGAGGAGGAGTTGCACGCGCTCAGAACAGCTCCCTCTATCTCCGATACCGAAATTGCCGAATGCAAGCGCCGCAAGCTGCGCATCAAGGACGAGATTCAGCGTCTCAAGTCATCCGTCCATTAA
- a CDS encoding DUF465 domain-containing protein has product MADQEQAEIRLMVARLRQEHEDFDAAINAMIETGCDALRIQRMKKKKLVIKDKLSKLEDQIVPDIIA; this is encoded by the coding sequence ATGGCCGATCAGGAACAGGCGGAAATCAGGCTCATGGTGGCGCGTCTGCGCCAGGAGCACGAGGATTTCGACGCTGCGATCAACGCCATGATCGAGACCGGATGCGACGCTCTGCGAATCCAGCGCATGAAGAAGAAGAAGCTCGTCATCAAGGACAAGCTCTCCAAGCTGGAAGACCAGATCGTTCCCGATATCATTGCCTGA
- the purE gene encoding 5-(carboxyamino)imidazole ribonucleotide mutase: MTDRPLVAIIMGSQSDWETMKNAADTLEALEIAYDARIISAHRTPERMMNFAKGARAEGFKVIIAGAGGAAHLPGMTASMTPLPVFGVPVQSKTMSGQDSLLSIVQMPAGIPVGTLAIGKAGAVNAALLAAAVLALSDEEIADRLDEWRERQSAAVAEYPMDDQ; encoded by the coding sequence ATGACAGATAGACCACTCGTCGCCATCATCATGGGCAGCCAATCCGATTGGGAGACCATGAAGAACGCGGCCGACACGCTGGAAGCGCTGGAAATCGCTTATGATGCGCGCATCATCTCAGCGCACCGTACGCCCGAGCGAATGATGAATTTCGCCAAGGGCGCACGTGCGGAAGGTTTCAAGGTCATCATCGCGGGCGCCGGCGGTGCGGCGCATCTGCCGGGCATGACCGCATCGATGACGCCGCTGCCGGTCTTCGGCGTCCCGGTTCAGTCGAAGACCATGTCCGGCCAGGACAGCCTTCTTTCCATCGTGCAGATGCCGGCCGGCATTCCGGTTGGGACCCTAGCCATCGGCAAGGCGGGTGCGGTCAACGCCGCTCTTCTCGCCGCTGCCGTGCTGGCCCTTTCCGACGAAGAGATTGCCGACAGGCTCGACGAATGGCGCGAGCGCCAGAGTGCTGCCGTCGCCGAATATCCAATGGACGACCAATGA
- a CDS encoding 5-(carboxyamino)imidazole ribonucleotide synthase: MTIGTIGIVGGGQLGRMLAIAAARLNFRTVILEPQLDCPAAQLANRHIVAAYDDPAALAELADACDVVTYEFENVPVAAAEALSASIAVYPPAKALEAAQDRLVEKRFLNGCGISTARFHAVDSQADLETALKDFGGQGVLKTRRLGYDGKGQKVFRSPADNPDGAYAALGAVPLILESFVAFEREVSIIAARAADGTVVCFDPAENVHRNGILHTSTVPAAISATTAETARQSAEKILAALNYVGVIGIEFFVLADGGLVANEMAPRVHNSGHWTEAACVVSQFEQHIRAVAGLPLGNGERHSDCVMQNLVGDDILAVRDWLQRPDTLVHLYGKSEWRPGRKMGHVTTLAPKLPVSG, translated from the coding sequence ATGACCATAGGAACGATCGGCATTGTCGGCGGCGGCCAGCTCGGCCGCATGCTGGCCATCGCCGCCGCCAGATTGAATTTCCGCACTGTCATCCTCGAGCCGCAGCTCGACTGCCCCGCCGCCCAACTGGCGAACCGGCACATCGTCGCCGCCTATGACGATCCCGCGGCGCTGGCCGAACTGGCAGACGCCTGCGACGTCGTCACCTACGAATTCGAGAATGTGCCCGTCGCAGCCGCCGAAGCGCTCTCGGCAAGCATCGCCGTCTATCCGCCTGCCAAGGCGCTCGAGGCCGCCCAGGATCGGCTCGTCGAAAAACGCTTCCTCAACGGCTGCGGCATATCAACCGCTCGCTTTCATGCAGTCGACAGCCAGGCCGATCTCGAAACCGCACTGAAAGATTTCGGCGGCCAAGGCGTGCTGAAGACCCGCCGTCTCGGTTATGACGGCAAGGGGCAGAAGGTTTTCCGCTCGCCCGCCGACAATCCTGACGGCGCCTATGCCGCGCTCGGGGCCGTGCCGCTCATCCTCGAAAGCTTCGTCGCCTTCGAGCGAGAGGTCTCGATCATCGCCGCGCGTGCCGCGGATGGGACGGTCGTCTGCTTCGATCCCGCCGAGAATGTCCACCGCAACGGCATCCTCCACACCTCGACCGTTCCGGCCGCAATCTCGGCGACGACTGCGGAGACCGCTCGTCAATCGGCCGAAAAGATTCTCGCCGCGTTGAACTATGTCGGCGTGATCGGCATCGAATTCTTCGTGCTCGCCGATGGCGGCTTGGTCGCCAACGAGATGGCGCCGCGCGTCCACAATTCCGGTCATTGGACGGAAGCCGCCTGCGTCGTCAGCCAGTTCGAGCAGCATATCCGCGCTGTCGCCGGCCTGCCGCTCGGCAATGGCGAGCGGCACTCCGACTGCGTCATGCAGAATTTGGTCGGTGACGATATCCTTGCCGTCCGCGACTGGCTGCAGCGTCCCGACACGCTGGTTCACCTCTATGGCAAGAGCGAGTGGCGCCCCGGCCGCAAGATGGGTCATGTCACGACATTGGCGCCGAAATTGCCGGTTTCGGGATGA
- the ykgO gene encoding type B 50S ribosomal protein L36, translated as MKIKNSLKSLKARHRDNRLVRRKGRIYIINKLNPRYKARQG; from the coding sequence ATGAAGATCAAGAATTCGCTCAAGTCGCTCAAGGCACGCCACCGTGACAACCGTCTGGTTCGTCGCAAGGGCCGCATTTACATCATCAACAAGCTGAACCCGCGCTACAAGGCTCGTCAGGGCTGA